From one Mytilus edulis chromosome 1, xbMytEdul2.2, whole genome shotgun sequence genomic stretch:
- the LOC139522846 gene encoding uncharacterized protein isoform X1, which produces MLDSFTNYRFSTFFMEYLNPNNDHLSYSLIGIQFQDKHNIKTMNQDEENLCKLVLLIVNIAMNVIRKVISCKLLNSEENFILYLQNNMHVLFHAWHNNKKCCQCPKDECNYSESMLTGDQFRLMFNTGRQINKEHKHGTNNKMYCFNKISVREDASLDNLDLTLVNCLLICTCTPALVKDTIARSSILDWCKNIKDSRNEIFHLANSKCLPTEEFRRKWTKIEGAVCGLARLVGSQYSDQIKKELTTLKAKDVTNCHKELKEILIQCKQDINLLLHQQHEKSFNDKLKTVGIQKLEDISHQWTTIYNREKICAKAGEININIVDTTYIKEDAVKENKRVEVLLLVQTPEEWDEDTIIETIRRMCDKINKGGNIIIKETTLEQFMLVVEILIDTLRIRQNLKDEIEIFFRKIFDLCNIDTGQSDTVNVSIESINEIQSHVPADVELLFMKSLTVQKRQNAFFTSCAVWSDNHYIFIDSNNMCLILSNHKTGDTEEIELRNKPFSMAIIDSNNVAISFPEKQEIAILNLSTISKHGPTKFKKVNGKCYTLTKYDDNILLVYIQGKGIHSYNMSKDEFKSLNIQIPSFVPHSDEICARNNRLFHTNRSSGSVFCYEINETNGSLLWKFESDLKRPTALTCDTFGNVYVTDYTSHQLYFISANGQSHKSLLSKKDKLWLPTFVYFCVERDCLLVVNRDNGYAASYSIKYAKIE; this is translated from the exons ATGCTCGATAGCTTTACAAACTACAGATTCAGTACATTTTTTATGGAATATTTAAATCCAAACAATGATCATTTATCATATTCTCTTATAGGCATACAGTTTCAGGATAAACataatattaaaacaatgaaCCAGGACGAAGAAAACCTATGTAAACTTGTATTGCTTATAGTAAATATCGCAATGAACGTTATAAGGAAAGTTATTAGTTGTAAATTGCTAAACAGTgaagaaaactttattttatatttacaaaataacatGCATGTGTTGTTTCATGCTTGgcataacaacaaaaaatgttgCCAATGCCCAAAAGATGAATGTAACTATTCGGAAAGCATGCTTACAGGTGATCAGTTCCGTCTGATGTTTAATACAGGCAGACAAATAAATAAAGAACATAAACACGggacaaataacaaaatgtattgtTTTAACAAGATATCAGTTCGGGAAGATGCTTCCCTCGATAATTTAGATCTTACATTAGTTAACTGTCtccttatttgtacatgtacacctGCATTAGTAAAGGATACTATCGCAAGGTCGTCTATTTTGGACTGGTGTAAAAACATAAAAGATTCACGCAATGAGATATTTCATCTAGCAAATTCCAAATGTTTACCTACTGAGGAGTTCAGACGTAAATGGACAAAAATTGAAGGAGCTGTGTGTGGACTAGCACGACTTGTAGGCAGTCAATACAGTGACCAAATTAAAAAGGAACTAACGACTTTAAAAGCCAAAGATGTGACAAACTGTCATAAGGaactaaaagaaatattaatTCAGTGCAAACAAGACATAAACCTACTTCTTCAT CAACAACATGAGAAAAGTTTTAATGACAAATTAAAGACAGTTGGAATCCAGAAACTCGAGGATATAAGTCACCAATGGACAACGATATACAACCGAG AAAAAATATGTGCCAAGGCAGGCGAGATCAACATCAACATTGTAGACACTACATATATAAAGGAAGATGCTGTTAAAG AAAACAAAAGAGTAGAAGTACTTTTACTCGTTCAGACCCCTGAAGAATGGGATGAGGATACCATAATCGAGACCATACGACGTATGTGTGATAAGATAAATAAAGGTGGAAACATCATTATTAAGGAGACAACCCTGGAACAATTTATGCTGGTAGTTGAAATTTTGATTGACACGCTACGCATACGACAaaatttgaaagatgaaattgaaatatttttccgGAAAATATTTGATCTGTGCAATATTGATACCGGTCAGTCGGACACAGTAAACGTTTCTATTGAATCCATCAATGAAATTCAAa GCCACGTTCCAGCTGATGTTGAACTACTTTTTATGAAGAGCCTGACAGTTCAAAAAAGACAAAACGCATTTTTTACCAGTTGTGCAGTATGGTCTGAcaatcattatatttttattgatagcAACAATATGTGCCTTATTCTGTCCAATCACAAAACTGGTGATACTGAGGAAATTGAACTAAGAAATAAGCCATTTAGTATGGCGATTATTGATAGCAACAACGTAGCTATTTCCTTCCCAGAAAAGCAGGAAATTGCAATTCTCAATTTAAGCACTATTAGCAAACATGGACCGACAAAGTTTAAAAAGGTTAATGGTAAATGCTATACACTTACAAAATATGATGACAACATATTACTTGTGTACATACAGGGCAAAGGAATACATTCTTATAACATGTCAAAGGACGAATTTAAATCACTTAATATACAAATTCCATCTTTTGTCCCACATTCTGATGAAATTTGTGCTCGAAACAATCGTCTTTTTCATACTAACCGATCTAGTGGCTCCGTATTCTgttatgaaataaatgaaacaaatggTAGTCTGTTGTGGAAATTTGAAAGCGATTTGAAAAGACCTACGGCGTTGACATGCGATACATTTGGTAATGTTTATGTGACCGATTATACATCCCACCAACTATATTTCATTTCAGCTAATGGTCAGTCCCATAAATCGTTATTGAGTAAGAAAGACAAGCTATGGCTTCcaacttttgtatatttttgtgtgGAAAGAGATTGTTTATTGGTAGTTAATAGAGACAATGGGTATGCCGCAAGTTACAGCATAAAGTATGCAAAGATAGAATAA
- the LOC139522830 gene encoding D-amino-acid oxidase-like, with product MSKQRVCVVGAGIIGLSSAVRIQENVPGIDITIIADKFSPNTCSDGSGGFWEPFLLPEESLAQSNKWCKDTWDYLMSLVKSPTAAALGVHTVSGYNFTGVNIPKDPPWKDQVLGYRRLSSKEIKLHPDNRDGVFYTTMMINVKKYLPWLMRQFRIKNGKVINRKIKSLEEVMADYDLVVNCTGIGAYDLGDSSVYPVRGQVIRVKAPWVKHFYFDKDPSETGNKLYIFPGKDFVVLGGTSQIGNWSTDVTASDRKRILDGCSRLIPSLQEAEVLEEWTGLRPSRPTIRLEKEDVCFNGRTVTIIHNYGHAGSGITLFWGCAKVATDFAMESYRLNQQSKL from the exons ATGTCAAAACAGAGAGTATGTGTAGTTGGCGCTGGCATCATTGGCCTGTCGTCAGCTGTTAGAATTCAAGAAAATGTACCAGGGATTGACATTACCATTATAGCAGATAAGTTCTCCCCGAACACATGCTCTGATGGATCAGGAGGATTTTGGGAGCCATTTTTATTACCCGAAGAATCACTTGCCCAATCCAA taAATGGTGTAAGGATACATGGGATTATTTAATGAGCCTCGTCAAGTCGCCAACTGCTGCAGCTCTTGGTGTCCATACAGTTTCTGGATATAATTTTACAGGTGTAAATATTCCAAAA GATCCTCCATGGAAAGACCAAGTGCTAGGTTATAGACGTCTCTCTTCCAAAGAGATAAAACTGCACCCTGATAACAG aGATGGAGTGTTTTATACAACAATGATGATAAATGTAAAGAAATATCTACCCTGGCTCATGAGACA aTTTAGAATAAAAAATGGAAAAGTTATTAACAGAAAGATAAAGtctttggaagag GTCATGGCGGATTATGATTTAGTTGTAAACTGCACCGGCATTGGTGCGTACGACCTTGGAGATAGTTCTGTTTACCCAGTTAGAGGTCAAGTAATACgg GTAAAAGCACCCTGGGTAAAGCATTTTTACTTTGACAAGGACCCTTCAGAAACaggaaataaattatatatcttCCCAGG aaaagACTTCGTGGTTTTAGGTGGCACGTCACAGATAGGAAATTGGAGTACAGATGTAACAGCATCTGACAGGAAGAGGATATTGGATGGTTGTTCAAGGTTGATACCAAGTCTGCAG GAAGCGGAAGTATTAGAGGAATGGACAGGTTTAAGACCATCAAGACCAACAATACGATTGGAGAAAGAAGATGTATGTTTTAATGGAAGGACGGTAACA aTTATTCACAATTATGGGCATGCAGGCTCAGGAATTACATTATTTTGGGGATGTGCAAAAGTTGCTACAGATTTCGCCATGGAGAGCTATAGACTTAATCAGCAATCAAAATTGTAG
- the LOC139522846 gene encoding uncharacterized protein isoform X2: MNQDEENLCKLVLLIVNIAMNVIRKVISCKLLNSEENFILYLQNNMHVLFHAWHNNKKCCQCPKDECNYSESMLTGDQFRLMFNTGRQINKEHKHGTNNKMYCFNKISVREDASLDNLDLTLVNCLLICTCTPALVKDTIARSSILDWCKNIKDSRNEIFHLANSKCLPTEEFRRKWTKIEGAVCGLARLVGSQYSDQIKKELTTLKAKDVTNCHKELKEILIQCKQDINLLLHQQHEKSFNDKLKTVGIQKLEDISHQWTTIYNREKICAKAGEININIVDTTYIKEDAVKENKRVEVLLLVQTPEEWDEDTIIETIRRMCDKINKGGNIIIKETTLEQFMLVVEILIDTLRIRQNLKDEIEIFFRKIFDLCNIDTGQSDTVNVSIESINEIQSHVPADVELLFMKSLTVQKRQNAFFTSCAVWSDNHYIFIDSNNMCLILSNHKTGDTEEIELRNKPFSMAIIDSNNVAISFPEKQEIAILNLSTISKHGPTKFKKVNGKCYTLTKYDDNILLVYIQGKGIHSYNMSKDEFKSLNIQIPSFVPHSDEICARNNRLFHTNRSSGSVFCYEINETNGSLLWKFESDLKRPTALTCDTFGNVYVTDYTSHQLYFISANGQSHKSLLSKKDKLWLPTFVYFCVERDCLLVVNRDNGYAASYSIKYAKIE; encoded by the exons atgaaCCAGGACGAAGAAAACCTATGTAAACTTGTATTGCTTATAGTAAATATCGCAATGAACGTTATAAGGAAAGTTATTAGTTGTAAATTGCTAAACAGTgaagaaaactttattttatatttacaaaataacatGCATGTGTTGTTTCATGCTTGgcataacaacaaaaaatgttgCCAATGCCCAAAAGATGAATGTAACTATTCGGAAAGCATGCTTACAGGTGATCAGTTCCGTCTGATGTTTAATACAGGCAGACAAATAAATAAAGAACATAAACACGggacaaataacaaaatgtattgtTTTAACAAGATATCAGTTCGGGAAGATGCTTCCCTCGATAATTTAGATCTTACATTAGTTAACTGTCtccttatttgtacatgtacacctGCATTAGTAAAGGATACTATCGCAAGGTCGTCTATTTTGGACTGGTGTAAAAACATAAAAGATTCACGCAATGAGATATTTCATCTAGCAAATTCCAAATGTTTACCTACTGAGGAGTTCAGACGTAAATGGACAAAAATTGAAGGAGCTGTGTGTGGACTAGCACGACTTGTAGGCAGTCAATACAGTGACCAAATTAAAAAGGAACTAACGACTTTAAAAGCCAAAGATGTGACAAACTGTCATAAGGaactaaaagaaatattaatTCAGTGCAAACAAGACATAAACCTACTTCTTCAT CAACAACATGAGAAAAGTTTTAATGACAAATTAAAGACAGTTGGAATCCAGAAACTCGAGGATATAAGTCACCAATGGACAACGATATACAACCGAG AAAAAATATGTGCCAAGGCAGGCGAGATCAACATCAACATTGTAGACACTACATATATAAAGGAAGATGCTGTTAAAG AAAACAAAAGAGTAGAAGTACTTTTACTCGTTCAGACCCCTGAAGAATGGGATGAGGATACCATAATCGAGACCATACGACGTATGTGTGATAAGATAAATAAAGGTGGAAACATCATTATTAAGGAGACAACCCTGGAACAATTTATGCTGGTAGTTGAAATTTTGATTGACACGCTACGCATACGACAaaatttgaaagatgaaattgaaatatttttccgGAAAATATTTGATCTGTGCAATATTGATACCGGTCAGTCGGACACAGTAAACGTTTCTATTGAATCCATCAATGAAATTCAAa GCCACGTTCCAGCTGATGTTGAACTACTTTTTATGAAGAGCCTGACAGTTCAAAAAAGACAAAACGCATTTTTTACCAGTTGTGCAGTATGGTCTGAcaatcattatatttttattgatagcAACAATATGTGCCTTATTCTGTCCAATCACAAAACTGGTGATACTGAGGAAATTGAACTAAGAAATAAGCCATTTAGTATGGCGATTATTGATAGCAACAACGTAGCTATTTCCTTCCCAGAAAAGCAGGAAATTGCAATTCTCAATTTAAGCACTATTAGCAAACATGGACCGACAAAGTTTAAAAAGGTTAATGGTAAATGCTATACACTTACAAAATATGATGACAACATATTACTTGTGTACATACAGGGCAAAGGAATACATTCTTATAACATGTCAAAGGACGAATTTAAATCACTTAATATACAAATTCCATCTTTTGTCCCACATTCTGATGAAATTTGTGCTCGAAACAATCGTCTTTTTCATACTAACCGATCTAGTGGCTCCGTATTCTgttatgaaataaatgaaacaaatggTAGTCTGTTGTGGAAATTTGAAAGCGATTTGAAAAGACCTACGGCGTTGACATGCGATACATTTGGTAATGTTTATGTGACCGATTATACATCCCACCAACTATATTTCATTTCAGCTAATGGTCAGTCCCATAAATCGTTATTGAGTAAGAAAGACAAGCTATGGCTTCcaacttttgtatatttttgtgtgGAAAGAGATTGTTTATTGGTAGTTAATAGAGACAATGGGTATGCCGCAAGTTACAGCATAAAGTATGCAAAGATAGAATAA